The genomic DNA TACGTCGAAGCCTTCGGCCTCAGCGCCGACGCCTTCTACCAGGTGATCAAGGCGGTCGGCAACTACGGCGAGATCTTCGATCGCAACCTTGGCTCCGGCTCCGTGTTCGGCCTCGAGCGCGGCATCAACGCCCAGTACTACGACGGCGGCCTCATCTACGGGTACCCGTTCAACTGAGCGCGGCCTGAACTGATGGCAGCGGCGCCCTTCGGGGCAACACCCGAACGGCGCCGCTCTTCTCTCGCTCGTGGGAGCGGCCAGACCGCTCGACTCCAACGATGGCAGGCCCGGCGAAAGAGACCATGACGACCGACTGCCAGAGAACGGGACCTTGAGGACGCATGCAGCCAGGTAAGCCGAGCGTGAGCGCGTCGACGGCCGTCGTGCCTTTCTGGCGCAACGTCAAGATCATCGGCGTTATCGCGCAGTTCGTGTTCGTCATCGCGCTGGTCGCGGGCGTCGGTATCCTCGTCAACAACGTCGTCACGGCTTTGGCGAAGGCCAACCTGCCGGCCGACTTCTCTTTCCTCGGCAAGCCGGCCGGCATCCCCATCGCCGAGCGGGCCGTCCCGTACCAGGTGACCGACACCTACGCCCGGGCCCTTCTCATCGGGTTCCTCAACACGCTCAAGGTCGCCATCGTCGGGGTGGTCCTGGCCACGGTCATCGGCGTCCTCATGGGCGTCATGCGTTTATCTAGCAACTGGCTCGTCCGGACCATGGCGAGCGTATATGTGGAAGTCTTGCGCAACATCCCGCTCGCCGTACAGATCGTCTTCTGGTACTCCGCGGTGCTGCTCCCGTTCCCGCCGCGCATCAGCGATCCCATAGCGCTGCCCGGCGGTTTGATCATGTCCAACGTCGGCTTGGCCTTCCCGTTCCTGTACCCCACCTACCGGTTCGGAGTATGGGTGCCGTACCTGGTCGCGGCCGCGGTGCTCGCCGGCGTCGCGTGGTGGTGGCGTAGGCGGGCGCTCGCCAAGGCCGACAGGGTCGGAAGCGTTTGGCCGTTCCCGGTCGTCACGTTCCTGGTGGTCGCCGGCGTCGGCCTCGGCCTCTCGTACGTAGGGCGCTCCGTTCCGAGCGACCTCACGTTCACGTTCGAGGCCGACCGCGGCAGAGGCACGACGGCGTTCGTGGCCGACGGCAAGTCGCGGCCCGCGGCCTTCGTACCCGTCGCCATCGAGATCGAGAAGGCCAGCCTCACCGTCAGCAGCCAGAACCTCGTCGAGTCCCGTCAGGACGTCAGGGGCAGCGTGCGGTTCCCGCTCATGAGCGAGAACGAGGCGGACGCCTTCGAGTTCGCCTTCGCGGACGCCGAGGCCGCCGAGGAACGCGGCTTACAGCTCAGCTTCGACAAGTACCCGTCGGTCGCTACGATCTACGTCGACGGCAACGGCAACGGCAGACTCGATGCCGACGAGGACGTCGACCCGGCGACGAACCGGGGCTACGGCGGGGTGGACGTCGTCATGACGGTCACGAACTTCCGGCGTACCCTCGTGTCCGACCGCGATGGTCAGGTTCGCACGCCCACCTTCAAGCACGCCGATGACGTGGCCGCCGCGGCGGTGGAGGAGAGCGCCGCGCCGCGGGCCGGCACGCGCTTCTCCGCCTTCGGGCAGGCCGCGACGGCCGCGGTCTCGGAATCCGCGCTCACGGCCAAGACCGAGATCCAACCTGTCGGCGCCTTGGTCTTCAGCCGCGCTTACGTGCCCGTCTCCAACTACGAGGGCGGCATGCGCCTGACGGTCAACTATCTGGCGCTGCTGCTCGCGTTGGTCGTCTACACCTCGGCGTTCATCGCGGAGATCGTGCGCGGCGGCATCCTGGCAGTGCCCAAGGGCCAGCGGGAGGCTGCGCGGGCCATCGGTCTCTCCGGCACGCAGACGTTCTCCCTCATCATCTTCCCCCAGGCCATGCGGATCGTCCTCCCCCCGATGATCAGCCAGTACCTCAACCTCACGAAGAACTCGTCGCTCGCATCGCTCGCCGGGTACGCGGAACTGTTCGTCATCGCCAGCGTGGTCAGCAACCAGACGGGCGCCGCAATCCCGATCGCCCTGCTGCTCATCGGCTCTTATCTCGTCATCAGCCTCGCGTTCTCGGTGGTCCTCAACCAGGTGAACGCGCGGTTGGCACTAGTGGAGCGTTGACATGATCCAGCCGCGCCCCGCCCCCGTGAAGGCTCACGGCTTCAGGTTCTGGCTGCGTAAGAACCTCTTCAACGGTCCGTTCAACACCGTGCTGACGTTCGTGGCGGCGGTAGTGGTGGCCTGGTCGCTATACAACCTTGCCAACTTCGTCTTCGTCGAAGGCTCATGGGGACAGGTCTGGCGCAACATGCGGCTCTTCGGCGTCTACCGCTACCCCCCCGAGTACCTCTGGCGCCCGCTCCTCGCCCTCGGCATCATGTTGGGCCTGATGGGAGTCATGGCCGGCGCCGGCGGCCGGAAGTCGATCGTGGCGGGCGCGTTCCTGCCGATCCAGGGCTTCGTCGCCGTCGTGTCGGTCGTCGCCATCCTGTTCTGGCCCTCCGTGCGCTTCCTCTGGCCCGGCGCGCTCGCCCTCGGCTTCCTCGGCTACTTCATCGGCAGCCGCTGGCCGCGCTCCGTCAAGTACCTGCCCTGGGGTTGGGGCGCCTGGCTCGTCGTCGGCTACCTGCTCCTCAGCGGCCTGACGACCGGCGGCACGCTCGGCAAGGTGCCCGTGCGCGACTGGGGCGGCTTCCTCCTCACCCTCATCCTGTTCACGGGCATCATCCCGAGCTTCCCGATCGGCATCGCTCTGGCGCTCGGCCGCAACAGCAAGCTGCCCGCCATCAAGTACTTCTGCATCGGCTTCATCGAGGTAGTGCGCGGGGCGCCGCTCATCATGTGGCTCTTCATCGCCTCGCTGCTCTTACCCCTCATCCTCAACGTCGACGCGAACTCCCTGCCCGCCATCATGCGGGCCTACGTGGCCATCACGCTCTTCTCGGCCGCGTACATGGCGGAGAACGTCCGCGGCGGGCTCCAGGCCGTACCGCG from Trueperaceae bacterium includes the following:
- a CDS encoding ABC transporter permease subunit (The N-terminal region of this protein, as described by TIGR01726, is a three transmembrane segment that identifies a subfamily of ABC transporter permease subunits, which specificities that include histidine, arginine, glutamine, glutamate, L-cystine (sic), the opines (in Agrobacterium) octopine and nopaline, etc.) — encoded protein: MQPGKPSVSASTAVVPFWRNVKIIGVIAQFVFVIALVAGVGILVNNVVTALAKANLPADFSFLGKPAGIPIAERAVPYQVTDTYARALLIGFLNTLKVAIVGVVLATVIGVLMGVMRLSSNWLVRTMASVYVEVLRNIPLAVQIVFWYSAVLLPFPPRISDPIALPGGLIMSNVGLAFPFLYPTYRFGVWVPYLVAAAVLAGVAWWWRRRALAKADRVGSVWPFPVVTFLVVAGVGLGLSYVGRSVPSDLTFTFEADRGRGTTAFVADGKSRPAAFVPVAIEIEKASLTVSSQNLVESRQDVRGSVRFPLMSENEADAFEFAFADAEAAEERGLQLSFDKYPSVATIYVDGNGNGRLDADEDVDPATNRGYGGVDVVMTVTNFRRTLVSDRDGQVRTPTFKHADDVAAAAVEESAAPRAGTRFSAFGQAATAAVSESALTAKTEIQPVGALVFSRAYVPVSNYEGGMRLTVNYLALLLALVVYTSAFIAEIVRGGILAVPKGQREAARAIGLSGTQTFSLIIFPQAMRIVLPPMISQYLNLTKNSSLASLAGYAELFVIASVVSNQTGAAIPIALLLIGSYLVISLAFSVVLNQVNARLALVER
- a CDS encoding amino acid ABC transporter permease, which encodes MIQPRPAPVKAHGFRFWLRKNLFNGPFNTVLTFVAAVVVAWSLYNLANFVFVEGSWGQVWRNMRLFGVYRYPPEYLWRPLLALGIMLGLMGVMAGAGGRKSIVAGAFLPIQGFVAVVSVVAILFWPSVRFLWPGALALGFLGYFIGSRWPRSVKYLPWGWGAWLVVGYLLLSGLTTGGTLGKVPVRDWGGFLLTLILFTGIIPSFPIGIALALGRNSKLPAIKYFCIGFIEVVRGAPLIMWLFIASLLLPLILNVDANSLPAIMRAYVAITLFSAAYMAENVRGGLQAVPRGQGEAARALGLSAWQTTLLIVLPQALRAVIPAIVGQAIGLFKDTSLVFIVGLVDFFKVGDIVSVQPEALLVTGGVKLEVFLFIAVIYFFFAYRMSIASRQLEKRLGVGER